From the genome of Acidobacteriota bacterium, one region includes:
- a CDS encoding efflux RND transporter periplasmic adaptor subunit, producing the protein MKRVIIRTIRALLPLIIVAAAAFAAVTMIMNRPPVETLTPVIEPPGVRVHEVSLQDASLSVTSQGTVQPRTESQLVPEIAGRVTWVAPSFAEGGFFEAGDVLVEIDPFDYEQALVGARSQLAQARLRLAQEEAEAEVAQREWDTLGRGDPRELALRKPQLEDARASVAAAEAGVERATRDLQRAEIVAPYAGRVRTKNVDIGQYVRVGDALATVYAVDVAEIRLPLPDDELAYLDLPLSYRGVEQQVRPLVTLHATFAGETHAWDGLIVRTESEIDSVSRMVHAIAEVPDPYAPGPNPNRPPLAVGMYVEAEINGRTARDVAVLPRQALRGRDQVLVVTPDDRLSFRTIAVLRTSTESVIVRSGLQAGELVVISPLDTPTDGMRVQLADADPGLLERRAAAAAAPPSQAAAPAAQRVDAPASQVGAPAATAASNVPIEPAAARRAEAAPGVPPVPAEPAAAARPGAARAVAATEQAPPGAPGGGATTAGRADQPQWLASLLAERRPAAENLRSRPPRTRPAAARPTRGRPDAESVARPARRRPGAEPVARPAATVAAAPRRPALRTPDAAPASVVAVASFASLNRATGDAGLGPALSRAVAARLASSDDIAVSENESDARYVVRGGLQQVGPLVRVTARIVDTENGAVLHAAKIDGSTADRPALEADVAAAVIEHLTAMPGSTAPTASGGMAAGATTPSALAVLPFDDLSAGSASALDVDLGSVIAEAIAERLSTLAAVAVVTPGDEAAWAVGGGIQRIGTMVRVTARLTDVRSGAVVTAVKVDGTVEALADLQSRVAAVMTESVREALAGESVARSGPATDPATRRREGRRS; encoded by the coding sequence CGAGATCGCGGGGCGCGTCACCTGGGTGGCTCCCTCCTTCGCGGAGGGCGGGTTCTTCGAGGCCGGCGATGTGCTCGTCGAGATCGACCCGTTCGACTACGAGCAGGCGCTCGTCGGCGCGCGGTCGCAACTGGCCCAGGCCCGCCTGCGGCTCGCGCAGGAGGAGGCCGAGGCGGAGGTGGCGCAGCGGGAATGGGACACGCTGGGCCGCGGCGACCCGCGCGAGCTGGCGCTGCGCAAGCCGCAGCTCGAGGATGCGCGCGCCTCGGTGGCCGCCGCCGAGGCGGGTGTCGAGCGGGCCACGCGGGACCTGCAGCGCGCGGAGATCGTGGCGCCGTACGCCGGCCGGGTCCGCACGAAGAACGTCGACATCGGCCAGTACGTCCGGGTCGGCGACGCGCTCGCCACCGTGTACGCGGTCGACGTGGCCGAGATTCGCCTGCCGCTGCCCGACGACGAGCTCGCCTACCTGGACCTGCCGCTGTCGTACCGCGGCGTCGAGCAGCAGGTGCGGCCGCTCGTGACGCTGCACGCGACCTTCGCCGGCGAGACCCATGCCTGGGACGGCCTCATCGTCCGCACCGAGAGCGAGATCGACTCGGTGAGCCGCATGGTGCACGCGATTGCGGAGGTTCCGGACCCCTACGCGCCGGGTCCCAATCCCAACCGGCCCCCGCTCGCCGTCGGAATGTACGTGGAAGCCGAGATCAACGGCCGCACCGCGCGCGATGTCGCGGTGTTGCCGCGCCAGGCGCTGCGCGGCCGGGATCAGGTGCTCGTGGTCACGCCCGACGACCGACTCTCGTTCCGCACGATCGCCGTATTGCGGACCTCGACCGAGTCCGTGATCGTGCGTTCGGGCCTGCAGGCGGGCGAGCTCGTGGTCATCTCGCCGCTCGACACGCCGACCGACGGCATGCGGGTGCAGTTGGCCGATGCGGACCCCGGCCTGCTGGAGCGCCGCGCGGCCGCCGCTGCGGCCCCGCCTTCCCAGGCCGCGGCTCCGGCCGCGCAACGGGTAGATGCGCCGGCCTCCCAGGTCGGCGCTCCGGCTGCGACGGCTGCCTCGAACGTGCCGATCGAGCCCGCCGCCGCCCGCCGGGCGGAAGCCGCACCAGGGGTGCCGCCCGTACCGGCTGAACCGGCGGCGGCAGCGCGGCCCGGCGCGGCCCGGGCGGTAGCGGCCACGGAGCAGGCGCCCCCGGGCGCGCCTGGCGGCGGAGCGACGACGGCCGGACGCGCGGACCAACCGCAGTGGCTGGCGTCTCTGCTGGCAGAACGCCGGCCGGCGGCAGAGAACCTGCGCTCTCGTCCGCCCCGCACGAGACCGGCGGCGGCACGGCCGACGCGAGGCCGGCCGGACGCAGAGTCCGTTGCGCGGCCGGCGCGCCGACGGCCGGGCGCAGAGCCCGTTGCGCGACCGGCGGCAACGGTTGCCGCCGCCCCGCGGCGCCCTGCTCTTCGCACGCCGGACGCGGCGCCCGCGAGCGTCGTTGCGGTCGCCTCGTTCGCGAGTCTCAATCGCGCGACCGGCGATGCCGGGCTCGGTCCGGCGTTGAGCCGGGCCGTCGCCGCGCGTCTGGCGTCGTCCGACGACATCGCGGTGTCGGAGAACGAGTCCGATGCGCGGTACGTCGTCCGCGGTGGGCTCCAGCAGGTCGGCCCGCTGGTGCGGGTCACCGCGCGCATCGTCGACACCGAGAACGGCGCCGTGCTGCACGCGGCGAAGATCGACGGCTCCACGGCCGATCGACCGGCCCTCGAAGCGGACGTCGCGGCGGCCGTCATCGAGCACCTCACCGCCATGCCCGGGTCGACGGCGCCGACCGCGTCCGGCGGCATGGCGGCCGGCGCGACGACGCCCAGCGCGCTGGCCGTGCTTCCGTTCGACGATCTCAGCGCGGGCAGCGCGTCGGCCCTCGACGTGGACCTCGGGAGCGTCATCGCGGAGGCGATCGCCGAGCGGCTGTCCACGCTGGCCGCGGTGGCCGTCGTGACGCCCGGCGACGAAGCCGCCTGGGCCGTCGGCGGCGGCATCCAGCGCATCGGAACGATGGTCCGCGTGACCGCCCGGCTCACCGACGTCCGCAGCGGAGCCGTCGTGACGGCGGTGAAGGTGGACGGCACCGTCGAGGCGCTCGCCGACCTGCAGTCGCGCGTGGCGGCCGTGATGACCGAGAGCGTGCGCGAAGCACTCGCCGGCGAGTCGGTCGCCAGGTCGGGTCCCGCGACGGATCCCGCGACGCGCCGGCGCGAAGGGAGACGGTCATGA
- a CDS encoding efflux RND transporter permease subunit, which yields MNNGGIAWFARNPVAANLMMVFIMVSGLIATGTVKEEVFPEVELDRISIQVPYLGAAPAEVEEGVVIRIEEAIQGVDGIKEIQSTASEGNASVMVELELGADARRVVDEVKNQVDAITTFPVETEKPIIREMTARNQVTDISISGDTDIFALKALAERVRDELTAMPEITQVDVVSAPPYEISIEVSEVALRRHGMTFDQVADAVRRSSLDLPGGSVRTDGGEILLRTIGQAYRGAEYEDLVLWTRADGSRLRLGDVATVVDGFAETDQQARFDHQPTVLVSVFRTGDQSALDIAAAVDGYVEGARARLPEGVSMTLWQDQAEVLNDRLTLMLRNGATGFILVFVVLTLFLELRLAFWVSLGIPISFLGAIALMPGLDVSVNVISLFAFILVLGIVVDDAIIVGENIYRHQEEHGEGLRGAIEGAREIGKPVTFAVLTTVAAFMPLMFVPGMMGKIFRVIPLVVIPCLLFSLVESLGILPAHLSHIPRRGKPGPWRRFQSLFSNGLKLFIRRVYTPILETALRWRYVTAAIGLSTLILTGGMVLGGWANFHFFPSIEADFMSASVTMPQGTPVDVTSRAITKLEEGATRLRTRLQQETGMDYFRHVSTSVGDQPMLSRGGGPMGPVDTVASANVGEVTIELAPAETRSFTSEQLGNLWRESTEAIPEAVEVNFSMSMMNPGDDVDVQLAGPDIERLRAAAEEVKLRLAGYAGVYEISDSFRAGKEEMQLGIKPAAETLGLTLQDLGRQVRQAFYGEEAQRIQRGRDDIRVMVRYPEADRRSLGDLENMRIRTPNGGEVPFSQVAEVQPGRGFASIKRVNRNRAVNVTASVDAAVTSAGAVISDLQTRILPEVLADYPGVFYTFEGAQAEQVDAVGGLQRGFILALLMIFALLAVPLRSYVQPMIIMAAIPFGLVGAIWGHIVMGLDVTMMSMFGLVALTGVVVNDSLVMVDFINRARRVHADLGRSIREAGGKHTSSREFESSGLQMAIREAGSNRFRPILLTSLTTFFGLAPLMLERSMQAAFLVPMAVSLAFGVLFATFITLILVPVSYLILDDVQGTLRRIFGSGAMTELPPVPEAEPVEGGAPAAARVAEASS from the coding sequence ATGAACAACGGTGGAATCGCCTGGTTCGCGCGGAATCCCGTGGCTGCGAACCTCATGATGGTCTTCATCATGGTGAGCGGCCTGATCGCGACCGGCACGGTCAAGGAAGAGGTCTTTCCGGAGGTCGAGCTCGACCGCATCAGCATCCAGGTGCCGTATCTGGGAGCGGCGCCGGCAGAGGTGGAGGAAGGCGTCGTCATCCGCATCGAGGAGGCGATTCAGGGCGTCGACGGCATCAAGGAGATCCAGTCCACTGCATCGGAGGGCAACGCGTCGGTGATGGTCGAGCTCGAGCTCGGCGCGGACGCGCGCCGGGTGGTCGACGAGGTCAAGAACCAGGTCGACGCGATCACGACGTTCCCCGTCGAGACGGAGAAACCGATCATCCGGGAGATGACCGCCCGCAACCAGGTCACCGACATCTCCATCTCCGGGGACACCGACATCTTCGCGCTCAAGGCGCTCGCGGAGCGCGTGCGCGACGAGCTGACCGCGATGCCGGAGATCACGCAGGTGGACGTCGTCAGCGCGCCGCCCTACGAGATCTCGATCGAAGTTTCCGAAGTGGCGCTGCGTCGTCACGGGATGACCTTCGATCAGGTCGCCGACGCCGTGCGCCGTTCGTCCCTGGATCTGCCGGGCGGCTCGGTCCGCACGGACGGCGGCGAGATCCTGCTCCGCACGATCGGGCAGGCCTATCGCGGCGCGGAGTACGAGGACCTCGTGCTGTGGACGCGGGCCGACGGCAGCCGGCTGCGCCTGGGGGACGTGGCGACGGTGGTCGACGGCTTCGCCGAGACCGATCAGCAAGCCCGGTTCGATCATCAGCCCACGGTGCTCGTATCGGTGTTCCGCACCGGCGATCAGAGCGCCCTCGACATCGCCGCCGCGGTCGACGGCTACGTCGAAGGCGCCAGGGCGAGGCTGCCCGAGGGCGTCTCGATGACGCTCTGGCAGGACCAGGCCGAGGTGCTGAACGACCGCCTGACGCTCATGCTGCGCAACGGCGCCACCGGGTTCATCCTGGTCTTCGTCGTGCTGACGCTGTTCCTGGAGCTGCGCCTGGCCTTCTGGGTCAGCCTCGGGATCCCGATCTCGTTCCTCGGCGCGATCGCCCTGATGCCGGGGCTGGACGTCTCGGTGAACGTCATCTCGCTGTTCGCCTTCATCCTGGTGCTCGGGATCGTGGTCGACGACGCCATCATCGTCGGCGAGAACATCTACCGGCACCAGGAGGAGCACGGCGAGGGCTTGCGCGGCGCCATAGAGGGCGCGAGGGAGATCGGCAAGCCGGTCACCTTCGCCGTGCTGACCACGGTCGCGGCGTTCATGCCGCTGATGTTCGTGCCGGGGATGATGGGGAAGATCTTCCGTGTCATTCCGCTCGTGGTCATCCCGTGCCTGCTCTTCTCGCTGGTCGAGTCGCTCGGGATCCTGCCCGCCCACCTGTCGCACATCCCGCGGCGCGGCAAGCCCGGCCCGTGGCGCCGCTTCCAGAGCCTCTTCTCCAACGGCCTGAAGCTCTTCATCCGACGGGTGTACACGCCGATCCTCGAAACCGCGCTGCGGTGGCGCTACGTGACGGCGGCGATCGGTCTGTCGACCCTGATCCTGACCGGCGGGATGGTGCTGGGCGGCTGGGCCAACTTCCACTTCTTCCCGTCCATCGAGGCCGACTTCATGTCGGCGTCGGTGACGATGCCGCAGGGCACGCCGGTCGACGTCACGTCGCGGGCGATCACCAAGCTCGAGGAGGGCGCCACGCGCCTGCGCACCCGGCTGCAGCAGGAAACGGGGATGGACTACTTCCGGCACGTATCGACGTCGGTCGGCGACCAGCCGATGCTGTCGCGCGGCGGCGGACCGATGGGTCCGGTCGATACCGTGGCCTCGGCCAACGTGGGCGAGGTGACGATAGAGCTCGCGCCGGCCGAGACGCGCTCCTTCACCAGCGAGCAGCTCGGCAACCTGTGGCGGGAGAGCACGGAGGCGATTCCGGAGGCGGTCGAGGTCAACTTCTCGATGTCGATGATGAACCCCGGCGACGACGTCGACGTGCAGCTCGCCGGGCCGGACATCGAGCGGCTGCGCGCCGCCGCCGAAGAGGTAAAGCTCCGTCTGGCGGGGTATGCCGGCGTCTACGAGATCTCGGATTCGTTCCGCGCCGGCAAGGAGGAGATGCAGCTCGGCATCAAGCCGGCCGCCGAGACCCTCGGGCTCACCCTGCAGGACCTCGGCCGGCAGGTCCGCCAGGCGTTCTACGGCGAGGAAGCCCAGCGCATCCAGCGCGGCCGGGACGACATCCGCGTGATGGTGCGCTATCCCGAGGCGGATCGCCGTTCGCTCGGCGATCTGGAGAACATGCGCATCCGCACGCCGAACGGCGGAGAGGTGCCGTTCAGCCAGGTGGCGGAGGTGCAGCCTGGGCGCGGCTTCGCTTCGATCAAGCGGGTGAACCGCAACCGGGCCGTCAACGTGACCGCCTCGGTCGACGCCGCGGTCACCTCGGCCGGCGCGGTCATCTCCGACCTGCAGACCCGGATCCTGCCGGAGGTGCTCGCCGACTATCCGGGCGTGTTCTACACGTTCGAGGGCGCCCAGGCGGAGCAGGTGGACGCGGTCGGCGGCCTGCAGCGCGGATTCATCCTCGCCCTGCTGATGATCTTCGCCCTGCTCGCGGTCCCGCTGCGCTCGTACGTGCAGCCGATGATCATCATGGCGGCCATCCCGTTCGGCCTGGTGGGCGCGATCTGGGGCCACATCGTGATGGGCCTCGACGTGACGATGATGTCGATGTTCGGCCTCGTCGCGCTGACCGGCGTCGTCGTCAACGACAGCCTCGTCATGGTCGACTTCATCAACCGCGCGCGCCGCGTCCACGCCGATCTGGGCCGCAGCATCCGCGAGGCGGGCGGCAAGCACACGAGCAGCCGCGAGTTCGAATCCAGCGGGCTGCAGATGGCGATCCGCGAGGCGGGCAGCAACCGCTTCCGACCGATTCTGCTCACGTCGCTGACGACGTTCTTCGGCCTGGCGCCGCTCATGCTGGAGCGCAGCATGCAGGCGGCGTTCCTGGTGCCGATGGCGGTGTCGCTGGCCTTCGGCGTGCTGTTCGCCACCTTCATCACGCTGATCCTGGTGCCCGTCTCGTACCTGATCCTCGACGACGTGCAGGGCACCCTGCGGCGGATCTTCGGATCGGGAGCCATGACCGAGCTGCCGCCGGTGCCGGAAGCGGAGCCCGTGGAGGGTGGGGCGCCTGCGGCGGCGCGGGTCGCCGAAGCGTCGTCCTGA
- a CDS encoding TlpA family protein disulfide reductase → MSTRHSAALLVVAILWAAGCGPSPVDAPGGDWTGGAPGPPPLFATPDGGVTLRFVDTPAEVPDLTMETLDGRTISMAAQRGKVVLVNFWATWCGPCREEIPFLVRLAERYPDHLTVIGVSEDHGSPDAVAAFGAQYDVNYPLVMSTPEIKRAFPGVFALPTSFVVDPEGRMVESHVGLISPVILEQETRYLASLTHDATIETAPSNDQIRLANAAQATEIPGVDLSVLTPEQREEVLLRVNEEGCPCGCSLTLAQCRINDSACGVSPPLVDQLVAEVAGAE, encoded by the coding sequence GTGTCCACTCGCCATTCCGCCGCGCTGCTGGTAGTTGCGATTCTCTGGGCCGCCGGCTGCGGCCCGTCGCCGGTCGACGCACCCGGAGGCGACTGGACGGGCGGCGCTCCCGGACCCCCGCCGCTGTTCGCCACGCCCGACGGCGGCGTGACGCTGCGCTTCGTCGACACGCCGGCCGAGGTTCCGGACCTGACGATGGAGACGCTCGACGGCCGCACCATCTCGATGGCCGCTCAGCGCGGCAAGGTGGTGCTGGTCAACTTCTGGGCGACCTGGTGCGGTCCGTGCCGCGAGGAGATCCCGTTCCTGGTGCGCCTCGCCGAGCGGTACCCGGACCACCTGACGGTGATCGGCGTGTCGGAGGATCACGGGTCGCCCGATGCCGTGGCCGCGTTCGGCGCACAGTACGACGTCAACTACCCGCTCGTGATGTCGACGCCCGAGATCAAGCGGGCGTTCCCCGGGGTCTTCGCCCTGCCCACCTCGTTCGTCGTCGATCCCGAGGGGCGCATGGTCGAGAGCCACGTCGGGCTGATCAGCCCGGTGATCCTGGAGCAGGAGACCCGTTACCTGGCTTCGTTGACGCACGACGCGACGATCGAGACCGCGCCGTCCAACGACCAGATCCGGCTCGCGAACGCGGCGCAGGCCACCGAGATTCCCGGCGTGGACCTGTCGGTGCTGACGCCGGAGCAGCGCGAGGAGGTGCTGCTTCGGGTGAACGAGGAGGGCTGTCCCTGCGGCTGCTCGCTGACACTGGCGCAGTGCCGGATCAACGACTCTGCTTGCGGGGTCAGTCCCCCGTTGGTCGACCAGCTCGTTGCCGAGGTCGCCGGCGCGGAGTGA
- a CDS encoding YfcC family protein, protein MSPRRRVPDALVLIFALIVLAQLASYVLPAGEFERDGRRVVPGTWRAVDAEPLPPLAFLTSIPAGLSAAHDIIFFVFIAGGVISVVRATGAIDASIGAAIARLASRPGWLVAGMVGLFALGASTVGMAEEYMPFVPVLVTLCLALRLDAVVAVGIVYVGAGVGYACAALNPFTVLIAQDIAGLPLTSGQAVRWALLVVCAAIGVHHILGYAQRLRGDPASSLVADVDYSSGFDLPEDVRFTARRLAVLAVLAAGIGLFVYGVAARGWYLAELSAVFLGIALLAAGAGGLGPDRAARAFIRGAAEMTATALLIGFARTIQVVLSEAQVIDTIVDGLAASLAGLPSHAAALGMLVVQSVCNLFIPSGSGQAYVTMPIMAPLADLTGVTRQTAVLAYQFGDGFTNMLVPTNALLMGMLGLGRIPYQRWAAFVVPLLVKLYAVAAVALVAAVALGYR, encoded by the coding sequence GTGTCGCCACGCCGCCGCGTCCCGGATGCGCTGGTTCTCATCTTCGCGCTGATCGTGCTCGCGCAGCTTGCGAGCTACGTCCTGCCGGCCGGCGAGTTCGAGCGCGACGGCCGCCGGGTCGTCCCCGGCACGTGGCGCGCGGTGGATGCCGAGCCGCTCCCGCCGCTCGCCTTCCTGACCTCCATTCCCGCCGGTCTGTCGGCGGCGCACGACATCATCTTCTTCGTCTTCATCGCCGGCGGGGTCATCAGCGTCGTGCGGGCCACCGGTGCGATCGACGCCTCGATCGGCGCCGCCATCGCCCGCCTCGCGTCGCGGCCGGGCTGGCTCGTCGCGGGCATGGTGGGGTTGTTCGCGCTGGGCGCCTCCACGGTGGGCATGGCCGAGGAGTACATGCCGTTCGTGCCGGTGCTGGTGACCCTGTGCCTGGCGTTGCGACTCGACGCCGTGGTGGCGGTCGGCATCGTCTACGTCGGCGCTGGCGTCGGCTATGCGTGCGCCGCGCTGAACCCGTTCACGGTGTTGATCGCCCAGGACATCGCGGGGTTGCCGCTGACCTCCGGCCAGGCCGTGCGGTGGGCGCTGCTCGTGGTCTGCGCGGCGATCGGGGTCCACCACATCCTGGGGTATGCGCAGCGGCTGCGCGGCGATCCCGCGTCGAGCCTGGTGGCCGACGTCGACTACTCGAGCGGCTTCGATCTCCCGGAGGACGTGCGGTTCACGGCGCGGCGGCTGGCGGTGCTCGCGGTGCTGGCGGCCGGCATCGGGCTCTTCGTCTACGGCGTGGCGGCCAGGGGTTGGTACCTCGCCGAGCTGTCGGCGGTGTTCCTCGGCATCGCGCTGCTCGCGGCGGGGGCCGGGGGGCTCGGTCCCGACCGCGCCGCGCGCGCGTTCATCCGCGGGGCGGCGGAGATGACCGCCACCGCGCTGCTGATCGGCTTCGCCCGGACCATCCAGGTGGTGCTGTCCGAAGCGCAGGTCATCGACACCATCGTCGACGGGCTGGCCGCGTCGCTGGCCGGCCTGCCGTCGCATGCCGCGGCGCTGGGCATGCTGGTCGTGCAGTCGGTCTGCAACCTGTTCATTCCCTCCGGATCGGGGCAGGCGTACGTGACGATGCCGATCATGGCCCCGCTCGCGGATCTGACCGGGGTGACGCGGCAGACCGCGGTGCTCGCCTATCAGTTCGGCGACGGCTTCACGAACATGCTCGTGCCGACCAACGCCCTGCTGATGGGGATGCTCGGTCTGGGCCGGATCCCGTACCAGCGCTGGGCGGCCTTCGTCGTCCCGTTGCTCGTCAAGCTGTACGCAGTCGCCGCGGTCGCGCTCGTCGCCGCGGTCGCGCTCGGCTACCGCTGA
- a CDS encoding NADP-dependent oxidoreductase: protein MSAAANRQIRLAAHPAGFPSETDFSRTETPVPEPADGRMLCRTIYLSLDPYMRGRMNPGPSYATGVSLGEVMVGGTVSQVVESRLDGFSAGDVVLGANGWQDYALSDGTGVRKLDPARAPISTALGVLGMPGHTAYVGLLDHGRPKPGETVVVSAASGAVGAVVGQIARIAGCRVVGIAGAPEKCEYVTGELGFDACVSHRRDDLPGALRAACPDGVDVYFENVGGKVFDAVLPLLNDFARIPVCGRIANYNLTGPPPGPDQVARLMGLILVRRLTFRGFIVFDHLDRQPDFLRDVAAWIREGRIRYREDVVDGLERAIPAFLGLLRGENFGKLLVRVSDDPTTWQSAP from the coding sequence ATGAGCGCCGCCGCGAACCGTCAGATCCGCCTTGCCGCCCATCCCGCGGGCTTCCCGTCGGAGACCGATTTCTCGCGCACCGAGACGCCGGTTCCCGAGCCGGCGGACGGGCGGATGCTGTGCCGGACCATCTACCTGTCGCTGGATCCGTACATGCGCGGGCGGATGAACCCGGGGCCGTCCTATGCGACGGGGGTGAGTCTCGGAGAGGTGATGGTCGGCGGCACGGTCTCGCAGGTGGTGGAGTCGAGGCTGGACGGGTTCTCGGCCGGCGACGTCGTGCTCGGCGCGAACGGCTGGCAGGACTACGCCCTGTCGGACGGCACGGGGGTCCGCAAGCTGGATCCTGCCCGCGCGCCCATCTCGACGGCGCTCGGGGTGCTCGGCATGCCGGGGCACACGGCCTACGTCGGGTTGCTCGATCACGGGCGGCCGAAGCCGGGCGAGACGGTGGTCGTTTCCGCCGCTTCCGGCGCGGTGGGGGCGGTGGTCGGGCAGATCGCCCGGATCGCGGGCTGCCGGGTGGTCGGTATCGCCGGCGCGCCGGAGAAGTGCGAGTACGTTACCGGCGAGCTCGGCTTCGACGCCTGCGTCAGCCATCGCCGGGACGACCTCCCCGGTGCCCTGCGCGCGGCGTGTCCGGACGGTGTCGACGTCTACTTCGAGAACGTCGGCGGCAAGGTATTCGACGCCGTGCTGCCGTTGCTGAACGACTTCGCGCGCATCCCGGTATGCGGCCGGATCGCCAACTACAACCTGACGGGGCCGCCGCCCGGCCCGGACCAGGTGGCCCGCCTGATGGGGCTGATCCTGGTGCGCCGGCTCACGTTCCGCGGGTTCATCGTGTTCGATCACCTGGACCGGCAGCCCGACTTCCTGCGGGATGTCGCGGCATGGATCCGGGAAGGGCGGATCCGGTACCGGGAGGATGTGGTGGACGGGCTGGAGCGCGCGATACCGGCTTTTCTGGGCCTGTTGCGCGGTGAGAACTTCGGCAAGCTGCTGGTGCGGGTCTCCGACGATCCGACCACCTGGCAGTCTGCGCCGTAA
- a CDS encoding DinB family protein — protein MNPLSSRYRLRAMGVYWAVDCRPNVHTCRLLEYPMREHLLFTFKFNLGHLESLVKDLTDEQMVQQPHGVVNHPAWTLCHLASAANHTGVALGLESSFPADWEEAAKTGGEPSADASRYPSKEALLAELKKQHERVSAAVAGADTATFAKEYPDEGTRKYFPTIGDFVDYLLSAHEANHIGQIAAWRRAMGLAPSAG, from the coding sequence ATGAACCCACTCTCGTCTCGGTATCGGTTACGTGCGATGGGAGTATACTGGGCGGTTGATTGTCGTCCGAACGTTCACACCTGCCGCCTGCTGGAGTACCCGATGCGCGAGCACCTTCTCTTCACCTTCAAGTTCAACCTCGGTCACCTCGAGTCGCTCGTCAAGGATCTGACCGACGAGCAGATGGTCCAGCAGCCGCACGGGGTCGTCAACCACCCGGCTTGGACCCTGTGCCATCTGGCGTCGGCCGCGAACCATACCGGCGTGGCGCTCGGCCTGGAGTCGAGCTTCCCGGCGGACTGGGAAGAAGCGGCGAAGACCGGCGGCGAGCCGAGCGCCGACGCGTCGCGGTACCCGTCGAAGGAGGCGCTGCTGGCCGAGTTGAAGAAGCAGCACGAGCGCGTGTCGGCGGCGGTGGCCGGCGCCGACACGGCCACCTTCGCGAAGGAGTACCCGGACGAGGGAACGCGCAAGTACTTCCCGACCATCGGCGATTTCGTCGACTACCTGCTGTCGGCCCACGAAGCCAACCACATCGGGCAGATCGCGGCGTGGCGGCGCGCGATGGGGCTCGCTCCGAGCGCGGGCTAG
- a CDS encoding DinB family protein: MLRHLLFAYQFNLDRARTLVRDLSDEQMTRQPHGVVNHPAWLLGHLAASSNQVARMLGLDSTFPAAWAEAFRIGGTPSGDAAHFPSKKELLAELAAQHGRVAEALASADPALFDREHPSEGARKRFPTVGDYTVFMISTHEGSHLGQIAAWRRAMGFGSATGV; the protein is encoded by the coding sequence ATGCTGCGACATCTCCTGTTCGCGTATCAGTTCAACCTCGACCGCGCCCGGACGCTCGTGCGCGACCTGTCGGACGAGCAGATGACCCGGCAGCCGCACGGCGTCGTCAACCATCCGGCGTGGCTCCTGGGCCATCTCGCGGCGTCGTCGAACCAGGTGGCGAGGATGCTTGGCCTGGACTCGACCTTTCCGGCCGCCTGGGCAGAAGCGTTCCGCATCGGCGGCACGCCGAGCGGCGACGCGGCCCACTTCCCTTCGAAGAAAGAGCTGCTCGCCGAGCTGGCGGCCCAGCACGGACGGGTGGCCGAGGCGCTCGCCTCCGCCGACCCCGCGCTGTTCGACCGGGAGCACCCGAGCGAAGGCGCCCGCAAGCGCTTCCCCACCGTCGGCGACTACACGGTCTTCATGATCTCGACGCACGAGGGCAGCCACCTGGGCCAGATCGCCGCGTGGCGCCGCGCGATGGGCTTCGGATCGGCAACCGGCGTCTGA